Proteins co-encoded in one Nonlabens agnitus genomic window:
- a CDS encoding sensor histidine kinase, with translation MALVVVLILSVATSVAQEAPARHLEDFPFEEIDARIQSKILSFERAESLLAINELLQSDFTQEQLNILKVYKLQALVESELYDEALLLSEELLKPLDVDPELEVKVLLERTLLHELLGNMPESKKDLNRIERLFEQEQLSKGDLYGRYLYRLSSWYRVNDRRQESIEWADKAVKFGLQNGFLNVGATGYLLLGLNAEPDDFEAKRTFFKNGLRLWKHASNEPGKVNMYNLLSRTHYEEGQHELAMIYNDSSLQIIDREKAKKDRPRIYKHRSKVAEAMNQLDTALYYHKLYAQEALSALQRARNIKVKEIEFELKREKAILENIKLETQLAEASRKENYFVVLLGLGAFFLLCLGLLIITLASRNKKIRDQNTEIKETNHELTANIAEKEFLLKEVNHRVKNNLAFIQSLIAFQLDQSSQKETTVNLESLNNRIHAIAVLHDQFVSANSGTGKKEIPIASYIETIASAQVMTHHGKVDLIRKIEDIKVNLETAVPLGILINELITNSIKHSDPIGSKLVIEIVLKEMGNELRLDYRDNGKAFELNPEKETLGLYIIKTMVLQLRGTMNRIDSNYSINIKRR, from the coding sequence TTGGCGCTTGTAGTAGTTCTGATTTTATCGGTAGCCACAAGTGTTGCTCAGGAAGCACCAGCGAGACACTTGGAAGACTTTCCATTTGAAGAAATAGATGCTCGCATCCAGAGCAAGATATTATCCTTTGAAAGAGCAGAATCCTTATTGGCCATCAATGAATTGCTTCAGTCAGATTTTACTCAGGAGCAGCTCAACATTCTCAAGGTTTATAAATTACAAGCACTTGTGGAGTCAGAGCTGTATGATGAGGCGCTGCTACTTTCTGAAGAATTGCTAAAGCCTCTAGATGTGGATCCAGAATTGGAGGTAAAAGTATTGCTGGAAAGAACTTTGCTCCATGAGCTGCTTGGCAATATGCCAGAAAGCAAAAAAGACCTTAATCGTATTGAACGTCTTTTTGAACAAGAACAGTTATCAAAAGGCGATTTATACGGTAGGTATTTGTACCGACTTAGTTCTTGGTACCGTGTGAATGACAGGCGTCAAGAATCTATAGAGTGGGCAGATAAGGCCGTTAAGTTCGGGTTACAAAATGGATTTTTAAATGTTGGTGCAACTGGTTATTTACTTTTAGGTTTGAATGCCGAGCCCGATGATTTTGAGGCTAAAAGAACATTCTTCAAAAATGGATTACGGTTATGGAAACATGCGAGCAATGAGCCAGGTAAGGTCAACATGTACAATCTTTTGTCACGAACCCATTATGAAGAAGGCCAGCATGAACTGGCTATGATTTATAATGACTCTTCACTGCAGATCATCGATCGAGAGAAAGCAAAAAAAGACCGCCCAAGAATCTATAAACATAGATCTAAAGTGGCCGAAGCCATGAATCAGCTGGACACAGCGCTTTATTACCACAAGCTGTATGCCCAAGAAGCATTATCGGCTCTGCAAAGAGCCCGTAATATCAAAGTAAAGGAGATTGAATTTGAGCTGAAACGGGAAAAAGCGATTCTAGAAAACATAAAACTGGAAACACAGCTCGCCGAAGCATCGCGTAAGGAAAACTATTTTGTCGTCTTACTTGGTTTAGGTGCATTTTTCCTGCTATGCCTTGGGCTGCTCATTATTACACTGGCCTCACGCAATAAAAAGATCAGAGATCAGAATACAGAAATTAAAGAAACCAATCACGAACTAACCGCTAACATTGCCGAAAAAGAGTTTCTGCTTAAAGAAGTCAATCACCGTGTAAAAAATAACCTAGCCTTTATTCAAAGTTTGATTGCCTTTCAATTGGATCAATCCAGCCAAAAGGAAACCACTGTTAATCTAGAGAGTCTTAATAATCGCATACATGCCATAGCAGTTCTTCATGATCAATTTGTAAGTGCCAATAGTGGTACTGGTAAGAAGGAAATACCCATTGCATCTTACATTGAGACCATTGCTAGTGCACAGGTTATGACACATCATGGAAAAGTCGACCTGATAAGAAAAATCGAGGACATCAAGGTCAATCTGGAAACGGCCGTTCCGCTTGGGATTTTGATCAATGAATTGATTACAAACTCCATCAAGCATTCTGACCCCATCGGTTCAAAACTAGTGATAGAAATCGTATTGAAGGAAATGGGAAATGAGCTTAGATTAGATTATAGGGATAATGGTAAAGCCTTTGAACTAAATCCAGAAAAGGAAACCTTAGGACTTTATATTATCAAAACTATGGTTTTACAGCTGCGCGGGACCATGAATCGTATCGATTCCAATTACAGCATTAACATTAAAAGACGGTAG
- the glgA gene encoding glycogen synthase, translated as MKVLFLTREFPPHVYGGAGVHVEYLARELAQLMQLEVRCFGDQDVEQKNLSVEGYDYEDIAFAKADSQLKGLLQTLSTGVHMNIKPVDADVTHCHTWYSHFAGIMAKLSYGTPLVVTTHSLEPLRPWKRDQLGRGYDASSWIEKTAIEMADAVIAVSKETKDDVLRFFDVDEHKIEVIYNGIDLQQYQKTSSTGALEKYGVDPNKPFVLFVGRITKQKGIIHLVNAIQYIDPDTQVVLCAGAPDTKEIAAEMEQAVAAVKKDRDNVIWIDEMLDKPSIIQFYSHATVFCCPSIYEPFGIINIEAMACHTPVVASAVGGIKEVVIHEKTGLLIPVKQQQEAPFEPLDPDRFAQDLAAGINKVVADPELQKQMASAGRQRVEEHFDWKAIAQQTADLYSSLIA; from the coding sequence ATGAAAGTACTCTTTTTGACTCGGGAGTTTCCGCCGCATGTTTATGGCGGTGCTGGCGTCCATGTAGAATATCTTGCTCGAGAACTTGCCCAACTCATGCAGTTGGAAGTAAGGTGTTTTGGCGACCAGGACGTTGAGCAAAAGAATCTTAGTGTAGAAGGTTATGATTATGAGGATATCGCTTTCGCGAAAGCGGACTCACAATTAAAAGGACTGCTACAAACGCTCTCTACCGGTGTGCACATGAACATCAAACCAGTAGATGCAGATGTGACGCATTGCCATACCTGGTACAGCCATTTTGCTGGGATCATGGCCAAATTATCCTACGGCACGCCACTTGTCGTTACTACACATTCTTTAGAACCATTGAGACCTTGGAAAAGAGACCAATTGGGACGTGGCTATGATGCCTCGTCCTGGATAGAAAAGACGGCCATTGAAATGGCAGATGCCGTGATTGCGGTCTCCAAAGAAACCAAGGATGATGTCCTACGGTTTTTTGATGTTGACGAGCATAAAATTGAAGTCATCTACAACGGTATCGACCTACAGCAATATCAAAAAACCAGCAGTACCGGTGCTTTAGAAAAATACGGTGTCGATCCCAATAAGCCTTTTGTACTTTTTGTGGGACGCATCACTAAACAAAAAGGAATCATCCATCTGGTCAATGCGATACAATATATTGATCCAGATACTCAAGTAGTCCTGTGTGCAGGCGCACCAGACACTAAGGAAATCGCTGCAGAAATGGAGCAGGCCGTCGCCGCCGTTAAAAAGGATCGTGATAATGTGATCTGGATTGACGAGATGCTGGACAAACCGTCCATCATTCAGTTTTACTCTCATGCGACTGTGTTTTGCTGTCCTTCTATTTATGAGCCTTTTGGTATTATCAACATAGAAGCCATGGCTTGTCACACACCAGTGGTGGCCAGCGCTGTAGGTGGCATTAAAGAAGTGGTCATACATGAAAAAACAGGACTACTCATTCCTGTAAAGCAACAGCAAGAAGCACCATTTGAACCTTTGGATCCCGATCGGTTCGCTCAAGACTTGGCAGCAGGCATCAACAAAGTGGTCGCAGATCCAGAATTGCAAAAACAAATGGCCAGTGCAGGACGACAACGTGTGGAAGAACACTTTGACTGGAAAGCTATTGCACAACAAACAGCAGACTTATATTCATCACTTATAGCTTAG
- a CDS encoding response regulator: protein MKRILIVEDELMIAGNLERILSKGGYQVSAIAIDYEQAERQLKTHVFDLALLDVSLSGKKSGVDVAKLINEEYGIPFMYITSYTDPKTIAELKSTQPAGYISKPVQAATLTTNIDLLFARLDHHNDEVTVQVGNGIHQYHLDAIYYAQADHVYTEVFHDQGSDVLRISLQAFQDQFPDNELIRINRSVAVCRRAVVKVDKTTVYLQDTCFRISRTLVDEVLEHFR from the coding sequence ATGAAGCGTATTTTGATTGTAGAAGATGAACTCATGATTGCCGGTAATCTGGAACGCATTTTATCTAAAGGTGGTTATCAGGTCTCAGCAATCGCTATAGACTATGAGCAGGCAGAACGACAGTTGAAAACACACGTTTTTGATCTGGCCTTATTGGACGTGTCATTATCAGGTAAGAAAAGTGGTGTAGATGTGGCAAAACTCATCAATGAAGAATATGGGATTCCTTTTATGTACATCACTTCATATACAGATCCCAAAACAATTGCAGAGCTTAAATCGACCCAGCCGGCTGGTTATATTTCAAAACCAGTTCAAGCGGCGACGCTTACGACAAACATCGACCTATTGTTCGCGAGACTGGATCACCACAATGATGAAGTGACGGTACAGGTAGGAAACGGTATTCACCAATATCATCTGGATGCCATCTATTACGCACAGGCAGATCATGTCTATACAGAAGTCTTTCACGATCAAGGATCTGACGTGCTGCGCATCTCACTGCAGGCATTTCAGGATCAATTTCCTGACAATGAACTCATCAGGATCAATCGCAGTGTCGCGGTATGTAGACGTGCCGTGGTCAAGGTGGATAAGACAACCGTTTATTTACAGGATACCTGTTTTCGTATCTCACGTACTTTGGTAGATGAGGTCCTAGAACATTTTAGATAA
- a CDS encoding bacteriorhodopsin: protein MQQLGDANFENYIGATEGFSEMAYQMTSHVLTLGYAVMLAGLLYFILTIKNVDKKFRMSNILSAVVMVSAFLLLYAQAGNWTSSFTFDIERGKYFLDPEGDLFNNGYRYLNWLIDVPMLLFQILFVVTLTKSKLSSVRNQFWFSGAMMIITGYIGQFYEVSDLPLFFIWGAVSTAFFFHILWLMHKVIKEGKSGLPQKAQNILSNIWVLFLISWFLYPGAYLMPYLGGLDGFLYNESGVVGRQITYTIADVASKVIYGVLLGNLAMTLSKKNQNVEKTN from the coding sequence ATGCAACAATTAGGAGACGCTAATTTTGAGAATTACATAGGTGCTACAGAAGGCTTTTCTGAAATGGCTTACCAAATGACTTCTCACGTATTGACCTTAGGCTATGCTGTGATGCTCGCAGGCCTACTTTACTTCATTTTAACCATCAAAAACGTAGACAAAAAATTCAGAATGTCCAACATTCTATCTGCCGTGGTGATGGTTTCTGCTTTTTTGCTGTTATATGCACAAGCAGGTAACTGGACCAGCAGCTTTACTTTTGACATAGAACGAGGCAAGTATTTCCTAGATCCAGAAGGAGACTTATTCAACAATGGTTATAGATACCTTAACTGGTTAATCGATGTACCTATGCTATTGTTTCAGATCCTTTTTGTTGTAACTCTGACCAAATCCAAATTAAGTTCTGTTCGTAATCAATTCTGGTTCTCTGGAGCCATGATGATTATTACGGGATACATAGGTCAATTCTATGAAGTTTCTGATCTGCCACTATTCTTTATTTGGGGTGCAGTCTCTACCGCATTTTTCTTCCACATCTTATGGTTGATGCATAAAGTAATTAAAGAAGGAAAGTCTGGATTACCACAAAAAGCCCAAAATATCTTGAGCAACATCTGGGTATTATTCCTGATTTCTTGGTTCCTATATCCAGGCGCCTATTTGATGCCTTATCTGGGTGGTCTAGACGGTTTCTTGTATAATGAATCTGGAGTCGTAGGACGACAAATTACATATACCATTGCAGATGTAGCCTCAAAAGTTATTTATGGTGTGTTATTAGGTAATCTAGCCATGACTTTGAGCAAAAAGAACCAAAACGTCGAAAAGACAAACTAA
- a CDS encoding glucose-1-phosphate adenylyltransferase, translated as MINNEVISIILGGGQGTRLYPLTASRSKPAVPIAGKYRLVDIPISNCINSDIKRMYVLTQFNSASLNRHIKNTFHFSFFSSAFVDVLAAEQTPGNSDWFQGTADAVRQSMHHFTRHDFDYFLILSGDQLYQMDYSEMIQAHKDSKADITLATIPVNVKDAPSFGILKSNEENQITSFIEKPKTELLKDWSSEVSEDMQKEGRHYLASMGIYIFNRDLLIKLMEEEGTVDFGKEIIPQNIDKLKIQSYQFEGYWTDIGNVDSFFEANLELTDNIPAFNLFDKNFPIYTRPRMLPTSKISGTAMDRTVIGDGCIIAASKIERSVIGIRSRIGKETTVINTYMMGSDYYESLEEIERNKIAILLGIGERCFIKNAIVDKNCRIGDDVRINGGPHLEDQETEMYVVKSGIVVLKKGAVIPSGFTL; from the coding sequence ATGATCAATAACGAGGTAATTTCCATCATTTTGGGCGGCGGCCAGGGAACAAGATTATATCCATTAACTGCATCCAGATCAAAACCAGCGGTTCCTATTGCTGGAAAATACCGCCTTGTAGATATTCCTATCTCTAATTGTATCAATAGCGACATCAAAAGAATGTATGTGCTGACGCAGTTTAATAGTGCGTCACTTAATAGGCACATCAAGAATACCTTCCACTTCAGCTTCTTTAGCAGTGCCTTTGTGGATGTACTCGCCGCAGAACAGACTCCAGGGAACTCTGACTGGTTTCAGGGAACAGCAGATGCCGTGAGACAAAGCATGCACCACTTTACACGTCACGATTTCGATTACTTCCTCATCCTTTCAGGTGATCAATTGTACCAGATGGACTATAGCGAAATGATCCAAGCGCATAAAGACAGTAAGGCAGATATCACTCTTGCCACGATACCGGTAAACGTAAAGGACGCGCCTAGTTTTGGAATCCTTAAATCCAATGAAGAAAATCAGATCACTTCATTTATAGAAAAACCCAAAACTGAATTACTTAAGGATTGGTCCAGCGAGGTAAGTGAAGACATGCAAAAAGAAGGTCGTCATTATCTAGCGAGCATGGGAATCTACATTTTCAATAGGGACCTTCTCATCAAATTAATGGAAGAAGAAGGAACAGTAGATTTTGGTAAAGAGATCATACCGCAAAATATTGATAAGCTCAAAATACAGAGTTACCAATTTGAAGGCTACTGGACAGACATAGGTAATGTGGATTCATTCTTTGAGGCCAACCTTGAGCTTACGGATAATATTCCTGCATTCAACTTGTTTGACAAGAACTTTCCTATCTATACAAGACCTAGGATGCTACCTACTTCAAAAATCTCTGGCACTGCCATGGATCGCACGGTTATAGGAGATGGTTGTATCATCGCAGCCTCAAAAATCGAGCGATCTGTCATAGGAATTCGATCACGCATAGGTAAGGAAACCACCGTCATCAATACCTACATGATGGGTTCTGATTATTACGAATCCCTAGAAGAAATAGAGCGTAATAAGATTGCAATCCTACTGGGAATAGGCGAACGATGCTTTATTAAGAATGCCATTGTAGATAAAAACTGCCGTATAGGCGACGATGTAAGAATCAATGGTGGCCCGCATCTTGAAGATCAAGAAACTGAAATGTATGTGGTTAAATCTGGAATTGTTGTGCTTAAAAAAGGTGCCGTGATTCCTTCAGGATTTACGTTGTAG
- a CDS encoding BLUF domain-containing protein, whose protein sequence is MYSIAYISRASEALTDYEIHEMMLSSERRNNLFGIKGMLLFKDGNFLQVLEGTQKQIQELYDKICADSRHSNIYEIFHTELRSPIFKEYNSKFNLITSSFELASLKMFFKRQKRYGAFNTSAEELEPFLGMNWLT, encoded by the coding sequence ATGTATAGTATTGCCTATATCAGCCGCGCCAGCGAGGCGCTTACGGATTATGAGATTCATGAGATGATGCTCTCATCTGAACGAAGGAACAATCTTTTTGGTATTAAAGGCATGTTACTTTTTAAGGATGGTAATTTCCTGCAAGTCCTGGAAGGTACGCAAAAACAGATCCAAGAACTCTATGATAAAATATGCGCAGATTCCAGGCACTCCAATATTTATGAGATATTTCATACTGAATTGAGATCACCCATATTTAAGGAGTATAATTCCAAGTTCAATCTGATTACCTCAAGCTTTGAACTGGCATCATTAAAAATGTTTTTCAAACGCCAAAAACGCTACGGTGCCTTTAATACATCGGCTGAAGAACTGGAGCCTTTTCTAGGTATGAATTGGTTAACCTAG